From a region of the Dickeya poaceiphila genome:
- the kduD gene encoding 2-dehydro-3-deoxy-D-gluconate 5-dehydrogenase KduD, whose translation MILDSFNLQGKVALITGCDTGLGQGMAVGLAEAGCDIVGVNIVEPKETIEKVTATGRRFLSLTADMSDISGHAALVEKAVAELGKVDILINNAGIIRREDAIEFSEKNWDDVMNLNIKSVFFMSQTVARQFIKQGHGGKIINIASMLSFQGGIRVPSYTASKSAVMGITRLMANEWAQHNINVNAIAPGYMATNNTQQLRADQDRSKEILDRIPAGRWGLPQDLQGPAVFLASSASDYINGYTIAVDGGWLAR comes from the coding sequence ATGATTCTAGATTCATTCAATTTACAAGGCAAAGTGGCACTGATCACCGGTTGCGATACCGGCCTGGGTCAGGGTATGGCTGTCGGTCTGGCTGAAGCCGGCTGTGACATCGTCGGCGTCAACATTGTTGAACCGAAAGAAACCATCGAAAAAGTCACTGCCACAGGCCGTCGTTTCCTCAGCCTGACCGCTGACATGAGCGATATCTCCGGTCATGCGGCGCTGGTGGAAAAAGCCGTTGCCGAGTTAGGTAAAGTGGACATTCTGATCAACAATGCCGGTATTATCCGTCGTGAAGACGCCATCGAGTTCAGCGAGAAAAACTGGGACGATGTGATGAACCTGAACATCAAGAGCGTATTCTTCATGTCGCAGACCGTTGCCCGTCAGTTCATCAAGCAAGGTCATGGCGGTAAAATTATCAATATCGCTTCGATGTTGTCCTTCCAGGGTGGTATCCGCGTGCCTTCCTACACTGCTTCCAAAAGCGCGGTCATGGGTATTACCCGTCTGATGGCCAATGAATGGGCGCAACACAACATCAACGTCAACGCTATTGCACCCGGCTACATGGCAACCAATAACACCCAGCAGTTGCGTGCCGATCAAGACCGTAGCAAAGAAATTCTGGATCGTATCCCGGCTGGCCGTTGGGGTCTGCCGCAAGATCTGCAAGGCCCGGCAGTCTTTCTGGCCTCCAGTGCATCTGATTATATCAATGGTTATACCATCGCCGTTGACGGTGGCTGGCTGGCTCGTTAA
- a CDS encoding ABC transporter substrate-binding protein — MKKVILRTLIASSLALIAHQSFAADQVDLRMSWWGGNGRHQVTLKAIDEFQKKYPDIKVKAEYTGWDGHLSRLTTQIAGNTEPDIMQTNWNWLPIFSRTGDGFYDLNKVKDVLDLSQFDAKELQATTVDGKLNGIPISVTARVFYYNTETWKKSGLSAPKNWDELLNAGKVFKEKLGDQFYPLVLEHQDSLALLNSYMVQKYGIPAVDEKNKKFSYTDAQWIEFFEMYKKLVDAHVMPSAKYYASFGKSNMYEMKPWITGDWGGTYMWNSTITKYSDNLQPPAKLELGAYPMLPGAKEAGLFFKPAQMLSIGKSSKHPKEAAMLINYLLNSKEGIQALGLERGVPLSKAAVAQLRADGIIKDSDPSVAGLNLALSLPHDTKTSPYFDDPQIVALFGDAIQYIDYGQKSVEETAKYFQRQAERILKRAMKE, encoded by the coding sequence ATGAAAAAAGTCATCCTACGAACATTGATTGCCTCTTCTCTGGCTCTGATAGCACACCAGTCTTTCGCCGCTGATCAGGTTGATCTACGCATGTCATGGTGGGGTGGCAATGGCCGCCACCAGGTGACGTTGAAAGCGATTGATGAATTCCAGAAAAAATATCCGGACATCAAAGTAAAAGCAGAATACACCGGTTGGGATGGTCATCTGTCGCGCCTGACTACCCAGATCGCTGGCAACACCGAGCCAGACATCATGCAAACCAACTGGAACTGGTTACCAATTTTCTCCCGCACCGGTGATGGCTTCTACGATCTGAACAAGGTGAAAGACGTGTTGGATCTGTCGCAGTTTGATGCGAAAGAACTGCAAGCCACCACGGTAGACGGCAAACTGAACGGAATTCCGATCTCCGTGACGGCCCGTGTATTTTATTACAACACCGAAACCTGGAAGAAATCCGGCTTATCCGCACCGAAAAACTGGGATGAGTTGCTGAACGCCGGCAAAGTGTTCAAGGAAAAATTGGGCGATCAATTCTACCCGCTGGTACTGGAACATCAGGACTCACTGGCATTGTTGAACTCTTACATGGTGCAGAAATATGGCATCCCGGCGGTGGATGAAAAAAACAAGAAGTTCTCCTATACCGATGCACAATGGATAGAATTCTTCGAAATGTACAAAAAGCTGGTTGATGCCCACGTTATGCCGTCGGCGAAATACTATGCGTCATTCGGCAAGAGCAACATGTATGAAATGAAACCGTGGATTACCGGTGACTGGGGCGGCACCTACATGTGGAACTCCACTATCACCAAATATTCAGACAACCTGCAACCACCTGCCAAACTGGAACTGGGCGCTTACCCGATGTTGCCAGGCGCCAAAGAAGCGGGGTTGTTCTTCAAACCGGCTCAGATGTTGTCCATCGGCAAATCCAGCAAGCACCCGAAAGAAGCCGCCATGCTGATCAACTACCTGTTGAACAGCAAGGAAGGCATTCAGGCGCTGGGTCTGGAGCGTGGTGTACCATTGAGTAAAGCCGCTGTTGCACAGTTACGCGCCGACGGCATCATCAAGGATAGCGATCCATCGGTAGCGGGCCTGAATCTGGCCTTGTCTTTGCCGCATGACACCAAAACCTCGCCTTATTTTGACGACCCGCAGATTGTCGCCCTGTTTGGCGATGCCATTCAGTATATCGATTACGGTCAAAAATCGGTGGAAGAAACGGCCAAATATTTCCAACGCCAGGCTGAGCGTATTCTGAAACGCGCCATGAAAGAATAA
- a CDS encoding L-cystine transporter yields MNIPLIINVVVFAVLLFTLGYGGNKSWSLSRKVLLGLLTGVLFGLVLHLIYGDDNPVVKQSISWFNIVGNGYVQLLQMIVMPLVFVSILNSVARLHNASSLGKISLLALGTLLFTTLIAALIGIFVTNLFGLTASGLIQGAQETARLSAIQSSYVGKVADLNVPQLLLSFIPKNPFADLTGANPTSIISVVIFAAFLGIAALQLLKDDVVKGERVLTAIDTLQSWVMKLVRLVMRLTPYGVMALMTKMVASSNLQDILKLGSFVVASYLGLALMFGVHALLLALAGVNPARFYRKVWPVLSFAFTSRSSAATIPLNIEAQTRRIGVPESIASFAASFGTTIGQNGCAGLYPAMLAVMVAPTVGINPWDPMWIATLAGIVTLSSAGVAGVGGGATFAALIVLPAMGLPVTLVALLISIEPLIDMGRTALNVSGSMTAGTLTSQWLKQTDKAVFNRDDDAALTHR; encoded by the coding sequence ATGAATATTCCCCTGATAATAAATGTAGTTGTGTTTGCTGTACTGCTTTTCACACTAGGGTATGGCGGTAATAAAAGCTGGAGCCTGTCCAGAAAAGTGCTGCTGGGTCTGCTTACCGGCGTTCTGTTCGGTCTGGTATTACATCTGATTTATGGCGATGACAATCCTGTCGTCAAACAATCTATCTCCTGGTTCAACATCGTCGGCAATGGCTATGTGCAATTGCTACAGATGATTGTAATGCCGCTGGTATTTGTATCCATTCTCAACTCAGTCGCCCGACTGCATAACGCCTCATCACTGGGGAAAATCAGTCTGCTTGCGCTTGGCACCTTGCTGTTTACTACGCTTATCGCCGCCTTAATCGGTATCTTTGTGACCAATCTGTTTGGGCTTACCGCGTCAGGGTTGATACAGGGTGCACAGGAAACCGCCCGGTTATCTGCAATTCAAAGTAGTTATGTTGGCAAAGTTGCAGACCTGAACGTACCACAGCTGCTGCTGTCGTTTATCCCTAAAAATCCGTTTGCCGACCTGACCGGTGCTAACCCAACCTCGATCATCAGCGTAGTGATTTTCGCCGCGTTTCTCGGCATTGCCGCCCTTCAGTTGCTGAAGGACGATGTGGTAAAAGGCGAGCGTGTATTAACGGCTATTGATACGCTGCAATCCTGGGTGATGAAGCTGGTTCGTTTGGTCATGCGTCTCACGCCTTATGGCGTTATGGCGCTGATGACCAAAATGGTCGCCAGCTCCAACCTGCAGGACATCCTCAAACTCGGCAGCTTTGTCGTGGCGTCCTACCTTGGTTTGGCATTAATGTTTGGCGTTCATGCCCTGTTGCTGGCGCTGGCTGGCGTAAACCCGGCCCGTTTCTATCGCAAGGTCTGGCCAGTGCTGAGTTTTGCCTTCACCAGCCGCTCCAGCGCCGCTACCATTCCGCTGAATATCGAAGCCCAGACACGCCGTATCGGCGTGCCGGAATCCATCGCCAGCTTTGCCGCCTCCTTTGGCACTACCATCGGCCAGAACGGCTGCGCCGGATTGTACCCCGCGATGCTGGCGGTCATGGTTGCGCCAACGGTAGGCATCAATCCGTGGGACCCGATGTGGATTGCCACTCTGGCAGGTATTGTGACCCTCAGCTCAGCCGGTGTGGCGGGTGTTGGTGGTGGTGCCACCTTCGCCGCGTTAATTGTCCTGCCGGCCATGGGTTTGCCGGTGACGCTGGTCGCGTTGCTGATTTCAATTGAACCGCTCATTGATATGGGCCGCACTGCACTCAATGTCAGCGGCTCGATGACAGCCGGCACCCTTACCAGCCAGTGGTTAAAACAGACCGATAAAGCAGTGTTCAACCGGGATGATGATGCGGCGTTAACGCATCGTTAG
- a CDS encoding carbohydrate ABC transporter permease: MADIHSPLSAQDIAAAEVRRTLRREKISAGIRYTILLAVGILMLYPLAWMFSASFKPNHEIFTTLSLWPTHITWDGFINGWKTGTEYNFGHYMVNTFKYVIPKVVLTVISSTIVAYGFARFEIPWKNFWFATLIATMLLPSTVLLIPQYIMFREMGMLNSYLPLYVPVAFATQGFFVFMLIQFLRGVPRDMEEAAQIDGCNSWQVLWYVVVPILKPAIISVALFQFMWSMNDFIGPLIYVYSVDKYPIALALKMSIDVTEGAPWNEILAMASISILPSIIIFFMAQRYFVQGVTSSGIKG, encoded by the coding sequence ATGGCTGATATTCATTCTCCACTGTCTGCGCAGGATATCGCAGCGGCAGAAGTTCGCCGTACGCTGCGCCGTGAAAAAATCAGCGCAGGCATCCGTTACACCATTTTGTTGGCTGTCGGCATCCTGATGCTCTACCCGCTGGCGTGGATGTTCTCGGCATCGTTCAAACCGAACCATGAGATCTTCACCACGCTGAGTCTGTGGCCAACACACATCACCTGGGATGGTTTTATCAACGGCTGGAAAACCGGCACCGAATACAACTTCGGTCACTACATGGTCAATACCTTCAAATATGTGATCCCGAAGGTCGTGCTGACGGTGATTTCCTCCACTATCGTGGCTTACGGTTTCGCCCGGTTTGAGATTCCGTGGAAGAACTTCTGGTTCGCCACCCTGATAGCCACCATGTTGCTGCCAAGCACCGTGCTGCTGATTCCGCAGTACATCATGTTCCGTGAAATGGGAATGCTGAACAGCTACCTGCCGCTGTATGTACCGGTTGCGTTCGCCACTCAAGGGTTCTTCGTGTTCATGTTGATTCAGTTCCTGCGCGGCGTACCGCGTGATATGGAAGAAGCCGCGCAGATAGATGGTTGCAACTCCTGGCAGGTGCTGTGGTACGTAGTGGTGCCGATTCTGAAACCGGCCATTATTTCGGTCGCCCTGTTCCAGTTTATGTGGTCAATGAACGATTTTATCGGCCCACTGATTTACGTTTACAGCGTGGACAAATACCCCATTGCGCTGGCTTTGAAAATGTCTATCGACGTGACAGAAGGCGCACCATGGAACGAAATTCTGGCAATGGCGAGTATTTCCATTCTGCCGTCCATCATCATTTTCTTCATGGCTCAGCGCTACTTCGTTCAGGGCGTTACCAGCAGCGGAATTAAAGGTTAA
- a CDS encoding cupin domain-containing protein: MRRYFIDDETPWEELGGGIKRKIITWSDELMMVCVHFAKGAIGTPHKHDIHDQIAYVASGSFEVVIEGEKRILKTGDAYMAVKNEMHGVVSLEEGSVLIDTFSPKRADFL, from the coding sequence ATGAGAAGGTACTTTATTGATGACGAAACGCCGTGGGAAGAGCTGGGTGGCGGCATTAAACGTAAAATCATCACCTGGAGCGATGAGCTGATGATGGTATGCGTTCATTTTGCCAAAGGTGCCATCGGTACACCGCACAAACATGATATCCATGACCAGATAGCCTATGTGGCGTCAGGCAGCTTCGAAGTAGTGATTGAAGGTGAGAAACGTATTCTGAAAACCGGCGATGCCTATATGGCGGTGAAGAATGAAATGCACGGTGTCGTATCGCTGGAAGAAGGCAGTGTATTGATCGACACGTTCTCGCCGAAACGTGCAGATTTCCTCTGA
- a CDS encoding ABC transporter ATP-binding protein, protein MAEVIFNKLEKVYSNGFKAVHGINLTIKDGEFMVIVGPSGCAKSTTLRMLAGLETISGGEVRIGDKIVNNLAPKDRGIAMVFQNYALYPHMTVRENLAFGLKLSKMPKDKIDEQVNEAAKILELEELMDRLPRQLSGGQAQRVAVGRAIVKKPDVFLFDEPLSNLDAKLRASMRIRISDLHKQLKKSGHPATSVYVTHDQTEAMTMGDRICVMKLGHIMQVDTPDNLYHFPKNMFVAGFIGAPEMNIKSGKLLEDNGQISLQVGHYTMSLSQSRQDKVRDYVGKDICFGVRPEYVTVSETPFDGGHFQGELVRAENMGHEFFMYIKVDGFELTSRMPSDEARMIISNGLNRQVYFRFDMDKCHIFDAKTEQNISL, encoded by the coding sequence ATGGCTGAAGTCATTTTCAACAAACTGGAAAAAGTCTACTCCAACGGTTTCAAAGCCGTTCACGGTATCAACCTGACGATCAAAGACGGCGAATTCATGGTGATTGTAGGACCATCAGGCTGTGCGAAATCCACAACCTTGCGCATGTTGGCTGGGCTGGAAACCATCAGCGGCGGTGAAGTTCGCATCGGTGACAAAATAGTCAATAATCTGGCGCCGAAAGATCGCGGTATTGCCATGGTGTTCCAGAATTATGCCCTCTACCCGCACATGACGGTTCGAGAAAACCTGGCCTTCGGCCTGAAGCTCAGCAAGATGCCGAAAGACAAGATCGACGAACAGGTTAATGAAGCCGCTAAGATTCTGGAACTGGAAGAGTTGATGGACCGCCTGCCACGCCAGTTGTCCGGCGGTCAGGCGCAGCGTGTGGCGGTCGGTCGCGCCATCGTGAAAAAGCCGGATGTCTTCCTGTTCGACGAACCGCTTTCCAACCTGGACGCCAAACTGCGCGCCTCAATGCGTATCCGTATTTCGGATCTGCATAAGCAATTGAAAAAGAGCGGCCACCCCGCTACCAGCGTCTACGTGACGCACGATCAGACTGAAGCCATGACCATGGGCGACCGTATCTGCGTCATGAAACTGGGTCACATCATGCAGGTGGATACGCCGGATAACCTGTACCACTTCCCGAAGAATATGTTTGTCGCCGGTTTTATCGGTGCGCCGGAAATGAACATCAAATCGGGCAAATTGCTGGAAGATAACGGCCAGATCTCGTTGCAGGTAGGCCACTATACCATGAGCCTTAGCCAATCGCGGCAAGACAAAGTACGCGACTACGTGGGTAAAGACATCTGCTTCGGTGTTCGTCCGGAATATGTCACGGTATCGGAAACGCCTTTCGACGGCGGTCATTTCCAGGGTGAGCTGGTGCGTGCTGAGAACATGGGCCACGAATTCTTTATGTACATCAAGGTCGATGGTTTTGAACTGACCAGCCGTATGCCGTCAGACGAAGCGAGGATGATTATTAGCAATGGTCTGAATCGTCAGGTGTATTTCAGATTTGATATGGATAAATGCCATATTTTCGATGCAAAAACAGAACAAAATATCTCTCTTTAA
- a CDS encoding metal-dependent hydrolase, producing MTAEGHLLFAVASAIFAKKAELSPALATGDWWHIIPAAMLTALLPDIDHPKSILGQRLKWISVPIARLCGHRGFTHSLLAIFIGIYIIRTRLPAGWPLPGDVYHAMIVGYLSHIVADMLTTAGVPLLWPCRWRFRLPILNSDKGNQLERLLCLGLILFMLWQPQQPLESWHYGEPARWLQQINQQLHQLLTR from the coding sequence ATGACCGCGGAAGGACACCTCCTGTTTGCCGTAGCCAGCGCAATCTTCGCCAAAAAAGCAGAATTATCGCCCGCTCTGGCAACAGGCGACTGGTGGCACATCATCCCCGCTGCTATGCTGACTGCCCTGTTACCCGATATCGACCACCCGAAGTCTATCCTGGGCCAGCGCCTGAAATGGATTTCCGTACCGATTGCCAGGCTGTGTGGTCATCGCGGTTTCACGCACAGTTTGCTGGCGATATTTATCGGTATCTATATCATCCGCACCCGACTACCGGCAGGTTGGCCATTACCGGGCGATGTCTATCACGCCATGATCGTCGGCTATTTGAGCCACATTGTTGCCGATATGCTGACCACCGCAGGTGTGCCGCTGTTATGGCCTTGTCGCTGGCGTTTTCGTCTGCCCATCCTTAATAGCGACAAAGGGAATCAACTGGAGCGACTGCTATGCCTGGGGTTGATTCTGTTTATGCTCTGGCAACCGCAACAACCGCTCGAATCCTGGCATTATGGCGAACCCGCACGGTGGCTACAGCAGATCAACCAGCAGTTGCACCAGCTACTGACTCGTTGA
- the pelW gene encoding pectate disaccharide-lyase PelW — protein MSIFTDLNTSRKWQIDQWLVAINSHIEKIQQYGHSTIHPTPLLADGFEIKTRSPVVWQFPDGHNAPISNFASQQNWLKLLVSMSTVTEMEKYRQSAFSQSDYFLSRFVDENSGLFYWGGHRFINLDTLDSEGPESKSLVHELKHHLPYYDFLYQVNPKKIRHFIQGFWNAHVENWDCLDLGRHGDYAKQRDPNVFLHSRHDVVNPATWPELPLTKGLTFVNAGTDLIYAAFAYARHSGDMHAAAWGKHLYRQYVLARNPETGMPAYQFSSPLQRQPVPADDNQTQSWFGDRAQRQFGPEFGAIAREANVLFRDMRPLLIDNPLAMLDILHHQPDDEILTSVIVGLKNYYQYAYDVDSNSLRPMWNNGQDMTGYRFKRDGYYGKAGTVLKPFPLEGDYLLPLARAWRLSDDDDLYMLIVTMLSRLERQGIHQSTSPFLLLAITELAQATQSAQWAEYAWQMAEILFKRHFHHGLFVRSEHHRYVRLDDPFPAILLTLIAACRNTWTEIPAILTQGGYIHGDYRINGESRVIYDTEFIYPQQLIH, from the coding sequence ATGAGTATTTTTACTGATTTAAACACCAGCAGAAAATGGCAAATCGACCAGTGGCTAGTGGCGATTAACAGCCATATTGAAAAGATTCAGCAATACGGCCATAGCACCATCCATCCAACACCGCTATTGGCTGATGGATTTGAGATAAAAACACGGTCGCCCGTTGTCTGGCAATTTCCTGATGGTCATAACGCTCCCATTTCCAATTTTGCCAGTCAGCAAAATTGGCTGAAGCTATTGGTTTCCATGAGTACCGTCACAGAAATGGAAAAATATCGCCAGTCTGCATTTTCTCAGAGCGACTATTTTCTGAGTCGCTTTGTCGATGAAAATAGCGGGCTTTTTTATTGGGGCGGTCACCGGTTTATTAATCTCGATACGCTGGACAGCGAAGGGCCGGAATCTAAATCATTGGTACATGAATTAAAACACCATCTGCCTTATTACGATTTTCTTTATCAGGTTAATCCGAAAAAAATCCGTCATTTTATTCAGGGATTCTGGAATGCACATGTAGAAAACTGGGACTGTCTCGATCTGGGGCGTCACGGCGATTATGCCAAACAACGCGACCCAAACGTATTTCTGCATTCTCGCCACGATGTGGTAAACCCCGCTACATGGCCAGAACTGCCGTTAACCAAAGGGCTAACCTTCGTTAATGCAGGTACCGACCTGATTTACGCCGCTTTTGCTTATGCTCGCCATAGCGGTGATATGCACGCAGCAGCCTGGGGTAAGCATCTTTATCGACAATATGTACTGGCACGTAACCCGGAAACCGGTATGCCAGCTTACCAGTTCAGTTCGCCATTGCAGCGCCAGCCGGTGCCGGCTGACGATAACCAAACCCAATCCTGGTTCGGTGATCGCGCGCAGCGGCAGTTCGGTCCGGAATTCGGCGCCATTGCCCGTGAGGCTAACGTGCTGTTCCGCGACATGCGTCCGCTGTTGATCGATAACCCGCTGGCGATGCTCGATATTCTGCACCACCAACCAGACGATGAAATCCTGACATCGGTCATCGTTGGTCTGAAAAATTACTACCAATATGCGTACGATGTTGACAGCAACAGCCTGCGTCCAATGTGGAATAACGGCCAGGACATGACCGGCTACCGCTTCAAACGCGATGGTTATTACGGTAAAGCGGGTACCGTTCTTAAACCGTTCCCATTGGAAGGCGATTACTTGCTGCCGCTGGCGCGCGCCTGGCGACTGAGCGACGATGACGACCTGTACATGCTGATCGTCACCATGTTGTCCCGCCTGGAAAGACAAGGCATTCATCAATCCACCTCTCCTTTTCTGCTGCTGGCAATTACCGAACTGGCGCAGGCGACACAATCAGCGCAATGGGCAGAATATGCCTGGCAAATGGCGGAAATTTTATTTAAACGCCATTTCCATCACGGTTTATTCGTTCGCTCTGAACATCATCGTTATGTACGACTTGACGATCCCTTTCCTGCCATTTTACTGACACTCATCGCCGCCTGCAGAAATACGTGGACGGAAATCCCCGCCATCCTGACGCAAGGGGGATATATCCATGGTGACTATCGTATTAATGGAGAAAGCCGGGTTATTTACGACACAGAATTTATTTACCCACAACAATTAATACACTGA
- a CDS encoding YniB family protein, whose translation MTYQQAGLFAVIKRITGWVVFLPALFSTIISLANLVHAFTEKKPGINGVMQDFLHLVVEVLRFNTPFLNIFWYNSPVPDFSRLLSAATVMFWLIYLLIFVGLALQVSGSRLSRQVKHIREGLEDQLILEKAKGDEGKSREELESRVELPRHTILVQFFPLYILPVVVAVIGYLTLKVVGILV comes from the coding sequence ATGACGTATCAACAGGCTGGCCTTTTTGCCGTGATTAAGCGTATTACGGGGTGGGTCGTCTTTCTTCCTGCTTTGTTCTCGACCATTATCTCGCTGGCTAATCTCGTTCATGCTTTTACCGAGAAAAAGCCGGGTATTAATGGCGTGATGCAGGACTTCCTGCATCTGGTGGTGGAAGTGCTGCGCTTTAATACCCCGTTTCTGAACATTTTTTGGTACAACTCGCCGGTGCCTGATTTTAGTCGGCTGTTGTCAGCAGCTACCGTCATGTTCTGGCTGATCTACCTGTTGATATTCGTTGGTCTGGCGCTACAGGTGTCAGGCTCCCGTCTGTCTCGTCAGGTTAAGCACATTCGTGAAGGGCTGGAAGATCAGTTGATTCTGGAAAAAGCCAAAGGCGATGAAGGCAAGAGCAGAGAAGAACTGGAATCGCGGGTGGAATTACCTCGTCACACGATTCTGGTGCAATTTTTTCCGCTGTATATCCTGCCGGTTGTCGTTGCTGTGATTGGCTACCTGACGCTGAAGGTCGTGGGTATTCTGGTCTGA
- the osmE gene encoding osmotically-inducible lipoprotein OsmE, which translates to MKKKRLFMYIAASALLLSGCMVYDRAENFFTKPVVKDVKKGMSQQEVNRIAGPASTQATMLHARGTCNTYVLGTHDGKIQYYFVSFDETGHVLNKGFQSCQEYDTNPKF; encoded by the coding sequence ATGAAGAAAAAACGTTTATTCATGTATATCGCTGCAAGTGCACTGCTGCTTTCCGGGTGTATGGTTTATGATCGTGCAGAGAATTTCTTCACTAAACCTGTAGTGAAGGATGTGAAAAAAGGCATGAGCCAGCAGGAAGTGAATCGGATTGCCGGACCCGCATCGACGCAAGCCACAATGCTTCATGCACGGGGAACCTGTAATACCTATGTGTTAGGCACTCATGACGGTAAGATTCAGTACTACTTCGTCAGCTTTGATGAAACAGGTCATGTGTTGAACAAGGGATTCCAGAGTTGTCAGGAATACGACACCAATCCAAAATTCTGA
- a CDS encoding carbohydrate ABC transporter permease, giving the protein MNENRMLGLAYISPYIIGLIVFTAFPFISSFVLSFTEYDLMSPPTFTGLENYHRMLMEDDLFWKSMGVTFAYVFLTIPLKLIFALLIAFVLNFKLRGIGFFRTAYYVPSILGSSVAIAVLWRALFAIDGLLNSFIGVFGVDPVNWLGEPALALMSVTLLRVWQFGSAMVIFLAALQNVPQSQYEAAMIDGASKWQMFLKVTVPLITPVIFFNFIMQTTQAFQEFTAPYVITGGGPTHYTYLFSLYIYDTAFKYFDMGYGAALAWVLFLVVAVFAAISFKSSKYWVFYSADKGGKNG; this is encoded by the coding sequence ATGAACGAAAACAGAATGCTGGGGTTAGCTTATATCTCGCCCTATATAATAGGGTTGATAGTTTTCACCGCCTTTCCCTTTATTTCATCGTTTGTACTCAGTTTTACTGAGTATGATTTAATGAGTCCGCCCACATTCACCGGCCTGGAAAATTATCACCGGATGCTTATGGAGGACGATCTTTTCTGGAAATCCATGGGCGTCACCTTTGCTTATGTCTTCTTAACTATCCCGCTGAAACTCATTTTCGCACTGCTTATCGCATTCGTGCTGAATTTCAAGTTACGCGGAATTGGCTTTTTCCGCACCGCCTATTACGTACCGTCTATTCTCGGCAGCAGCGTCGCTATCGCCGTGTTGTGGCGCGCCCTGTTCGCCATCGATGGTCTGTTGAACAGCTTTATCGGCGTTTTTGGCGTCGATCCGGTTAACTGGCTCGGCGAGCCGGCACTGGCGCTGATGTCGGTAACCCTGCTGCGTGTCTGGCAGTTTGGTTCCGCCATGGTGATCTTTCTGGCTGCACTGCAAAACGTGCCGCAATCCCAGTATGAAGCGGCGATGATCGACGGTGCCTCGAAATGGCAGATGTTCCTGAAAGTGACCGTGCCGCTGATTACACCGGTTATCTTCTTCAACTTCATTATGCAAACGACACAGGCGTTTCAGGAGTTCACCGCCCCCTACGTCATTACCGGCGGTGGCCCCACCCACTACACTTATCTGTTCTCGCTCTATATCTATGATACGGCCTTCAAATATTTTGATATGGGGTACGGCGCAGCGCTGGCGTGGGTGCTGTTCCTGGTGGTAGCCGTATTCGCCGCTATCTCCTTCAAATCGTCTAAATACTGGGTGTTCTACTCCGCCGATAAAGGAGGAAAAAATGGCTGA